Proteins encoded within one genomic window of Fretibacterium sp. OH1220_COT-178:
- a CDS encoding FecCD family ABC transporter permease, which translates to MTRRRIPPLAVLAVLTAAAGVGALCAGRYFVGVRDVFGVLASRLVPMEPAWDPSVEKVVLLLRLPRIAAALLIGSSLAVSGATYQSIFKNQLAAPELLGVFQGACVGAAAAILLGAGPFFVQGTALCGGVLSVSVAILITRLFRSDSSAILVLSGVIVSGVMRSVLGMLKYAMDAETQLPSITYWELGSLSDMTFRKLLPIVPGVAAAMAVLLAMRWQFNLLSLGDDEARSLGVNVTVVRGVTVACATMLTSCAVCLSGTIAWVGLVIPYFGRLLVGPDSVRLTPVVAFMGALFLIVVDTAARSLSGVEIPLSILTGLVGAPVFIGMLYRQRRNVR; encoded by the coding sequence ATGACCCGCAGGAGGATTCCGCCCCTCGCCGTCCTCGCGGTGCTCACCGCGGCGGCGGGGGTGGGGGCCCTCTGTGCCGGCCGCTATTTCGTCGGCGTCCGGGATGTGTTCGGCGTCCTGGCCTCCAGGCTGGTTCCGATGGAGCCGGCCTGGGACCCGTCCGTCGAGAAGGTGGTCCTCCTGCTCCGACTGCCCCGTATCGCCGCGGCCCTTTTGATCGGGAGCAGCCTTGCGGTTTCCGGGGCGACCTATCAGAGCATTTTCAAGAACCAGCTCGCCGCCCCCGAGCTGCTCGGGGTCTTTCAGGGAGCCTGCGTCGGGGCCGCCGCGGCCATCCTTCTCGGCGCGGGGCCCTTCTTCGTGCAGGGGACGGCCCTCTGCGGGGGCGTCCTGTCCGTGTCCGTCGCGATCCTCATCACGCGGCTCTTCAGGAGCGATTCGAGCGCCATTCTGGTCCTGTCGGGGGTGATCGTGTCCGGCGTCATGCGCTCCGTGCTCGGCATGCTGAAGTACGCCATGGACGCGGAGACGCAGCTTCCCTCGATCACCTATTGGGAGCTGGGGAGTCTGTCCGACATGACCTTTCGGAAACTGCTCCCGATCGTTCCGGGCGTGGCCGCTGCCATGGCGGTGCTGCTCGCCATGCGCTGGCAGTTCAACCTGCTCTCGCTGGGCGACGACGAGGCGCGCTCCCTGGGCGTCAACGTCACGGTGGTGCGCGGGGTCACCGTGGCCTGTGCCACCATGCTGACGAGCTGCGCGGTCTGCCTATCGGGCACGATCGCCTGGGTCGGGCTGGTCATCCCCTATTTCGGAAGGCTCCTCGTCGGGCCCGACAGCGTGAGGCTGACGCCGGTCGTCGCCTTCATGGGGGCCCTGTTTCTGATCGTCGTCGATACCGCCGCACGCTCTCTCTCGGGGGTGGAGATCCCCCTGAGCATCCTCACCGGACTCGTCGGGGCCCCCGTCTTCATCGGGATGCTGTACCGGCAGAGGAGGAACGTGAGATGA
- a CDS encoding ABC transporter ATP-binding protein: MSVLEVRDASFAYGRHEIFGGVSLTLERGQILSVIGPNGSGKSTLLNCLAGLLRLNTGEIVLEGRPQRSMRARDIARVVGYVPQNPASVYGYTVRDFVVMGRAPHIGILAKPGRRDYAMADAAIDAMGIAHLAGSPCTEISGGERQQASIARVMVQRPKVVMMDEPTSALDFGNQMRVIGMIRRLASEGYAVIMTTHTPDHAIMLDDTVALLDRSGALRVGDTDAILREDLLSAVYRTDVRMVYVKEVGRMTCLASGG; this comes from the coding sequence ATGAGCGTGCTGGAGGTCCGGGACGCGTCGTTCGCCTACGGCCGGCACGAGATCTTCGGCGGCGTATCGTTGACCCTCGAACGGGGCCAGATCCTCTCCGTCATCGGTCCCAACGGTTCCGGAAAGTCGACGCTCCTCAACTGCCTTGCCGGCCTCCTGAGGCTGAACACGGGCGAGATCGTCCTGGAGGGCAGGCCCCAGAGGAGCATGCGTGCGCGGGATATCGCCAGGGTGGTGGGCTACGTCCCGCAGAATCCGGCCTCCGTGTACGGTTATACGGTGCGTGATTTTGTCGTGATGGGGAGGGCCCCGCACATCGGGATACTGGCGAAGCCCGGCAGGCGGGACTACGCCATGGCCGACGCCGCCATCGACGCCATGGGCATCGCGCACCTCGCCGGCAGCCCCTGTACGGAGATCAGCGGAGGGGAGCGGCAGCAGGCCTCCATCGCCCGGGTCATGGTCCAGAGGCCCAAGGTCGTCATGATGGACGAGCCGACCTCCGCGCTCGACTTCGGGAACCAGATGCGCGTCATCGGGATGATCCGGAGGCTTGCCTCGGAGGGGTACGCGGTCATCATGACCACGCACACGCCGGACCACGCGATCATGCTGGACGACACGGTGGCCCTGCTCGACCGCAGCGGAGCCCTGAGGGTGGGGGACACGGACGCGATCCTGCGGGAGGACCTGCTGAGCGCGGTCTACCGTACGGACGTCAGGATGGTCTACGTGAAGGAGGTCGGCAGGATGACCTGTCTTGCGTCGGGCGGATAG
- a CDS encoding ABC transporter substrate-binding protein encodes MKRVRLFSLALVLGVLLSLFGVSPLGAAEGTRRVVDMGGTEVVLPQDVRTVIDLWHANNQVVLLLGGADKLVGTTSIVKELPWFAEVYPRIREVRPYALSSGSGNFNTEEVLKANADVVITSSAQDAKVLRDAGITTVLVTFRDFEGLKETVRVTARTLGGDAEERAEAFIRYFDGNLRQIRERLVDLKDADRPKVYQIRGKNPLETDGRVSICTEWIEAAGGINAIAHVTDKNQGTVTMEELLNADPDVIIVATRNAAPVIEQIRTAPEWASLKAVKNGRVYANPVGTFLWSRYSCEEALQVLWVAQLLHPDKFRDVDMNAEVRKFYKTFYGYNMTEDGARRMLAGLDPQ; translated from the coding sequence ATGAAGCGGGTCCGTCTTTTTTCGCTGGCGTTGGTTTTGGGTGTGCTTCTGTCGCTTTTTGGCGTCTCTCCGCTCGGTGCGGCCGAGGGGACGCGCAGGGTCGTGGATATGGGGGGGACCGAGGTCGTCCTTCCCCAAGACGTGAGGACGGTCATCGACCTGTGGCACGCCAACAACCAGGTCGTCCTCCTGCTGGGGGGAGCGGACAAGCTGGTCGGGACGACGTCGATCGTCAAGGAGCTGCCGTGGTTCGCCGAGGTCTATCCCCGGATCCGGGAGGTCCGGCCCTACGCGCTGTCCTCGGGGTCGGGCAACTTCAACACCGAGGAGGTGCTGAAGGCGAACGCCGACGTGGTTATCACCTCGAGCGCCCAGGACGCCAAGGTCCTGCGTGACGCCGGAATCACGACGGTGCTCGTGACCTTCCGGGACTTCGAGGGGCTCAAGGAGACCGTTCGGGTCACGGCCCGGACCCTTGGCGGGGACGCGGAGGAGAGGGCCGAGGCCTTCATCCGCTACTTCGACGGCAATCTGAGACAGATCCGGGAACGGCTCGTCGACTTGAAGGACGCGGACCGGCCGAAGGTCTACCAGATTCGGGGCAAGAACCCCCTCGAGACCGACGGACGCGTCAGCATCTGCACCGAGTGGATCGAGGCGGCGGGGGGCATCAACGCCATCGCCCACGTCACGGACAAGAACCAGGGGACCGTGACGATGGAGGAGCTCCTGAACGCCGACCCCGACGTCATCATCGTCGCCACGCGAAATGCCGCTCCCGTCATCGAGCAGATTCGCACCGCGCCCGAGTGGGCGTCGCTCAAGGCCGTCAAGAACGGCAGGGTCTACGCCAATCCGGTGGGGACCTTCCTCTGGAGCCGCTACAGCTGCGAGGAGGCCCTGCAGGTCCTCTGGGTCGCCCAGCTGCTGCATCCCGACAAATTCCGTGACGTCGACATGAACGCGGAGGTCCGAAAATTTTACAAAACCTTCTATGGCTACAATATGACGGAGGACGGGGCACGGCGGATGCTCGCGGGGCTCGATCCCCAATGA